A stretch of DNA from Spirosoma endbachense:
AACGCATTCGGGCCGAGCTTAATGGCGACTGTATGGCCGTTGCCACTGGCGGATTATCGGGCCGCATTCCGTCATTACGCGATGCCTTCGCCGATATTGTTCCTTCTTTAACCCTTGATGGTGTGCGCCTGATTGGCGAAACAGTGACGGATTCAATCAAATAAGCAGCTATTTTAAGGAATGAATACAACCAGCGGCATTTACCACTGGAATGGGTTATTCATGGCTTTATCTGCTTACGGGCAGTTATTATCAAAAAAAATTATGTACGTCACGCCATTCTACAACTTTGTTAAACAACAAAATTTCCTTCTAATATCCAGCTGTTTGCATCTAAAATAAGTTGTTTTTAGAAATGCTGGCAAATATAATATAATTCAAAAAATACAAAAAAATAATCAATTAATACCATTGGATAACTATTGCTAGTAAATCGCTTTCTATACCTCCAATTTCCCATTCACTAACGGTCAGATTCGATAGAATTATCCGGGTCATGACAACGAGTGACTATGAAAAAGGGTATACTTTTAACAATCATTTGGTTAAGCTTTGTGGGAGGCAAAGCAATGGCTAAAACGCTGTGGAATCGTGGCGAATTATCACTGGCTAATGGGACCGTTCTGACAGGAGATCTAAGTTATAATTGGAAGGCAGAAATTGTCCAGTATCAGGAAGGAAATACAATCAAGGCTTTCTCGGCTTTTCAAGTCAAGGAATTCAAGTATTTTGATACTCAGTTTAACGTTCTGCGTAAATTTATAGCAGTCGATTATCCCTTAAAGCAGTCGTTCAAGAGGGTTCTGTTTCTGGAGGAATTCGGGATTGGACCCATGATGATCTACCGTCGATTGCGTCATGCTCATGATCCGATTAAAATTGGTAACCCAAGTGCTTTCGGAGTAGATGATCAGACGATTAAACGGCTCGATAACTTCACGTACTATATTTTTGAAGGGGATAAAATAACGAATCTGGACGACTTCGCTCAAACGTTGTGGCCCCGCATGAAAACCGAATTTTCGGATGAGCTTACTCACTATTCCGAGACACTGCACATGGATATGGGCTCTACCCTTGCCCGCTTGCTGCTCATTACTCAATATAACCAATTGAAAGTTCGTGCTGGCCACGTAACTCAATTACAGTTAGAGTCCCATTCCGAGTCAGTTAGCCTCTAATGAGGCAAAGGTTATTCTCTTTTTTACCTTATTAATATCTGATGTTACGCCACCTTTTGGATGGCTGGTTTAATTTTGAGTATGCAGACAACCCTCGACCTCTATACTGACTACTTACTTAGTAGTTTTGGCCAGACTACCGCGACTGGCTTGTCACGGCTGACCGTGGTTAGAATCAACAGATTCTTTTTTTATAGTTTCCATAATGAACGAGAAGACATGAAGCCAAAAAGGTAGTGCTTTTTCCTTAAGTTGACAGCATTGGCCGGGCCGCCGATGCGGTTTCAAAAACATTATAGGTTTAAGTTGGCCGAGTCCTAGTCTGAACGGCTCTACTTTTTTGCATTCAGGACCTGATTGGCCGTAACCGTCATGGGCGTAAAGGCGTATAAACGACTAATAAGCGGTCTTAATCTGCTTGCCAGTTTCACAAGTAACTCATAATTAGACGGATAGTCGAATGTATTTTTACCTGTAGCTGACCATATTTGCTGAAAATCGTTGTCAGATAAAGCTAATTTTTTTTGCACATAGGAACGGGTTTCTGCCAGTTCACGCTCTGATGCAAACGGTTGTTGCAATTGGGCCAGCGCTTCATCGCGCGTGATTGCCTGACTCAATACCTGCGCCGATAGATTAATTTTACGTTTGTCGATACCAAATTTACGCGGCAACCAATAGGCCATCGAAAATTTGGTAAACAGGTTTTCATGATGATGACCACCATAATCCTGCCAGTCATACAGCCTGATCATCAGCTGTTTGGCATCCTGTTTTTTATAGTTCAGGTAATAATAAGGCCGGATGTCTTTGATGCCTTTTATCAACCCGGCATAGACCATTTTGGGCAATGTGAGCATGGGGTACGTCTTTAGCCGAACACCCGACCCAAACCGTTTGTGAATGAATCGTAATTGTCGGGCGTCGGCATAGGTCCATTCTTTAGGTTGTTTGCCTTCTGAACGAAAATCATTTCCGCGAAGAATATACTGAATGCCTACAGCCTGAGCTACTTTATACATGGTCGCTTTGATTGCCAGATCGGTTGGCGTATCGATCCAGGGCATCCCTGCTTTCATATAAGCCCGGAGTAAATCCTGGACCTCTTCGTAGTTGATGACATAGGTTTCAAGATCGATGCCAAGCGTTGTAGTTACCTTATAGATATTCTGAACGGCAATCTGGCTGTTGAAGCCATTGTCTAAATTGACAGCTAATGGTCGCAGCCCATACTGGCCGGCAATGTGCAGCAAATAGGAACTATCGACCCCACCACTAACGCCTACAACACAGTCATATCGACTGTTTTTACCCGCTTTTTTCATGGCTAAAACCAGTGCGTTCCAATCAGCTAAGCCCTTCTCCCCTCTCGGATAGTTGGCCATCATCGTTTCCTGAAGTTTACAGTAATTCGATACGCCGTTTTCGTCAAACGAAATACCCGGAATGCTCTCGTCCCAAACACCTTTCGTACAAACTCTCATGCCTGACTAAACAGATTTACCAACTCGTGATTTTTGGGATAATTTACCAGAACACCTTTTCGGGGGCCGTGATACACAAAAAGCGAACCGGCCGCTACTGCCGATGCATGAGCTTCACTGACGGCGGATTTAAAGTCGGTTAACTGCCCGGCTCCACCCGCAGCAACTACCGGTATACTTACAGCCGCCGATAAGGCATTGATCAGAGGCAGATTGTAGCCCTGCATCATGCCGTCATGTTCAATTGAAGTAACTAACAACTCTCCGGCTCCATTAGCTTCCATCTGTTGCGCCCAGGCAACTGGGTCAAGACCGGTAGCCCGGCTTCCTCCAAGCGTATACACCTGCTGTTTACCCCAGAATTTTTTCTTTATGTCGATGGAGACGACAATGGTCGAACTACCAAACTCGTCGGAAGCCGCCCGGATAAAAGCAGGATTATTGACGGCAAAGGAATTAATGACTACTTTTTCCGCACCAGCGTTGATGCATTCTTTTATCTGTTGAATGGTCTGAATTCCTCCCCCGACAGCAAAAGGCATATTGGCTTCATCGCCCACCTCCCGCACAAACCCCAGATCGATGCTACGGCCTTCCTTTGTCGCCAGAATATCAAGTAAGACCAGTTCATCGGCTTTCAGGTCATTAAATAGTTTGACTGCATTGATCGGATCGCCAAGGTAATTGTAGTTGGTAAATTTGACAGACTTAACCAAACCCTTGTTTTTAAGCAACAGCAGCGGAATGACGCGAGGTCTGAACATAGCCTATAGGTCAATAAAATTAGCAATCATCTGCGCGCCCCAGTCGTGGCTTTTTTCGGGATGAAACTGCGTACCGTAGATATTTCCTTTCTGAATGACCGACGCGAACGGATAATCGTAAGTTGACATTGCTACTACGTCTTCTGCCTGCTTACAAACCATGTGGTATGAATGAACGAAGTAGAACATCGCCTGCGTCGGCATGTTAGCAAACAAACCGGAAGGTTTCGCTATCTCTGTCGTGTTCCAGCCCATATGAGGCACCTTGTGAGTCAGTTTGTTCTGAACATTGAAACGAACTACGTCGGCATCGAACCAGTTAAGCCCCTCTGCGTTTCCCTCCTGACTAAAACTTGCCATCAATTGCATGCCAAGACAGATACCCAGAATAGGCGTTTGGTTTACCAGTACCTCCTGATTCAACGTCTCCCAGATACCCGACTCTTTCAATTTTTTGACCCCATTCGCAAAATGACCAACGCCGGGCAGAACTAATTTTCCTGCTCCTGAAATGGCACTACTAATTGATGCAATGCGAACGTTAGCGTTCAATTGCTCAAACTTCTTCTGTACTGACCGCAGGTTGCCCATGCCATAGTCAATGATAACAATATCCGTTTGTTTACTCATCTAAGTTGCTGATAAACGCCCCTCACCTGTTTGGCAATCAGTTGTTTGTCGAATTGTTGAATATGACCTCTCGATACAACTGGGGCGGTATTGCTCAAAACAAGGCGAATTTTTTCGGCTACATCAGCCGAATCATACGACGTGATATGACAGCCGGGTATGTCGCCCATTACCAGCCGAACATCGCCAACGTCGGTTGAGACAACCGGGCAATTGCAGGCGAGGGCTTCTTTCACAAACTGCGGAGACCCTTCAGAATAGGAAGTCATAAGGGCTAAATCAACGGCTGAGAGCAACAAAGCCACTAGTTTACGGGTATAGTTTTTCAGTTCAAGCAGTTCGATCGTTTCGTCATGAAGCAGCCGAAGAGCAGCTTTTGCAAGCGGATAGTTTTTGACCGTTATATCGAAGCTTGATGAAAATAAAATATAGCGTTTATTCAACGAAAGCCCCAGCTGTTCGCGGCTCTGTTGTTTGGGACGTGGCCTGAACAAAGCGAAATCGACACCACAGGGGATAACAGACCGTTTGGCTTTTCCGGCATAAATGGCTTTTTCAACCAGCCGGTGACTAATATAGATCGTTCGACGGCTCAACATTTCTACCAGCAACGACACCCCTCGGAGGAGTGGTACGTTTATATCTGACCCGTGAAAAGTGGTAACTACCGGCACCTGCCGCTGCAAATTAGCCAACAGGCCCGACAAGGCTACGTGTGCATGAACGCAATGGTAAGCCTGGCTCTTTAGCTGATCTGACAGGTTTTTCAGGCAGGATAAATACCCGGTTAGCCCTTTTCCTCTGATGAAAAAAAAATCAAACTGGAGCGTGCTGTCCAACTGTTTCAGCGCTTCCACCTGGTCGTAGATAAATGCCTGGTGCAGTTGGAAATCGAAATTTGGTGCATTACCACTGCACACAATCAGGATTCGCATACCCACGCTATGACCGACCCGCTATTTTGAACCAGTTCCAGCCGATGACGACAAGTACTATAAACACCAGATAGGGCAGGTAATATTTTTTATTATTCTGGTTCATCTGCGAAATTCCATAGGCCGAAAAGATCAGTAAGAACGGAATCAGTGGTAAGTGAAATCGCTCCGACAACGCAAAGCCGCTAGAAGCCAGTACAAAAATATAAGAGGCTGTAAAGGCCAATAGTAATACATGTTCCCGAAGTTTTTTGCGTTTGTAGAGAGCCAACAGCGCCATAAACACAAAGAAGGCATACACATTTCGGGTAAAATAAGCTCCTGCCATCATCATGGCATTCGGCTGATCCGGAATATTAATGAGGGTCGGAAAAGGAGCCATAATCATAAAGGGAAGGAATACGCTCCGGGAACCATAAACGGCCAGTTTATTAGTCTGGCCTTTGTCCCTGTGAATTGCATAGTTCTTCATTTGATTGGCCTGGTTCTTGTTTCTTAGCCTTAGGTATAAATTAACGTTATCGACCAGTGGGGTCGTTGTTAGGAAGAAAATACCGCCTATCAACATAACGATAAGCCCTATACGCTTCCCCAAAGCTGAAACACGCTGGGAAGTAAACAATGCCGCCAGCATAATCGAAGAGATCAGACAGACCGCCAAAACCGTTCGAAAAAAGAAAAGAACAGCACCAATTAGCCCCAGCCAGATGATGGCAGTAAGGGTCAGTTTACGCGAACGAAGAATTTTGTCGGCTAAGTAGATAAAACAGACAACAAGAAAAACCATTTCTGTTTCTTTCAGATGCAAGCCACAGTAATAAATCAAATTAGGAACCAGCATGGTCATTATGCCAGCTATTCGACCGGTGGATTCGCCAAAATTATTTCGGGCGATCTTGTACGTAAACAGGCATATATAGGTACCGAGTACAACTTTGATCAGGCGAGGTATCAATATATTGTCGCCGAAAACGGAATAGATCAGAGCTAAATAAACAGGATAGCCCATATCGGAGTAGTTCTTACCAATGTAAATTCTGTATTGCTCCAACTTTCCATCCTGCACTAAACCAAGAAGCCACATCGCTTCTCCATGATACCCTTTGGAGTCGCCTGCTTCGAATTCGAACGGCACTCCCGACATGGCCGTATAAAAGAAAAAACTAAATAGAACCCAGGCAATTCGAATCCAGAATGAAGTCCAGAACAATTTCTTTTCAAAACGCTTATCAGCGATTTTGTTCCATTGTTTAGTTAGTGAGTTCAGAAAATAGAAGAAACAAATGACTTCCAGAAAGCCAAACAAAATCCACAATGCGGGGAGCATTCTGCTAAAAAATAATATAGAGCAGAGTATGAACACCCCCAAAAAAGCAACAATACTTTTTTGCGTAAAAAATCTGGGTATATACGATAAAGGCAGGGCAATCATTTTGGGTGGAGTCATTTACGGGACAAAAGAGATCGCTTTAGGTTGACCAGTTTGTCAGTGATGGTTGGGCCAATAATCTTTTGAAAGATATACTTTTTGAGCTTGCTCCCCACGGGTTGCCAGGATCCTTCAAAATGATGGATACAATACGTGTTCTGGCTGATTGTGATTAACCCGGAGCGCGATTTCGGGCAGAAATAATCTTTAGGGAAAATATGGATACAGCCTTTATAGATCTGGTAGCTATTTTTCAGCATAAAACCATTGGCGGCCATGCTACCCGAAATTATCTCTACGTTGGTCGTCATATCATACGAACCATCAGGCCGCAGGAAGTGCCTGCCTGCATAGTAACGTAGCTGCTCACTGGTCCATTCATTATGCTGTTCGCTCGCCATGATGCCTGTAGGAATCTCATGGTCACTTTCAAAACCGGAGAAGGCGGGCAAATGCAAGAGGTCATCCAGGCTTTTCAGCACTTCAACATCGGTGTCAAGGTAGACGCCACCGAACTGATGAAGCGCGTATAAACGGACGTAATCGGTAACAAATGCGAATTTTCGGGCCAGGTAGGCTTCTTTCACGTAAGGCACACTATTGATATCGAACGAATCTTCGTTCCAGAGTCGTAGCTCATAATTGGGCAGAAACTGTTTCCAGGAGTTAATGCATCGGTCGGCCATTGCCGGCATTTTCCCCCTGCCGAACCAACAGTAATGAATTACTTTAGGAATCATTTCAGCTTATCGAGCATCTTAATACGAGAATTCCTTAACAAGCTAACTGACCATCTGTGCCAGAAAATCAACAATTCGTTCTGACGCATGGCCGTCGCCATATGGGTTATGCGCACTCGTCATCTTTCGGTATTCGTTGTCATTGTTAAGCAATTCCCGAACGCTGGAAACAATACATTGGGCATTGGCACCGACAAGCCTTACGGTTCCAGCCTCGACAGCTTCCGGTCGTTCAGTTGTGTCACGCATGACCAATACCGGTTTCCCCAGTCCAGGTGCTTCTTCCTGAATACCGCCACTATCGGTCAACAATAAGTAGGACTCCTTCATCAAATACACAAAAGGTAAGTAGGACAAAGGCGGTATCAGGAAAATGTTGTGATTGGCCGATTCGCGAAGCAGTTCCCTGACTGGAACCTGAACATTGGGGTTCAAATGAACAGGATACACAAAGTCAACGGCTGGGTAGGCTTCTGCCAATGTCTTCAATGCCTGACAAATCTCTATGAAACCGTCGCCAAAGTTCTCCCGGCGGTGTCCCGTAATCAGAATCAATCGTCTGTTTTTGGTAAGCCTGCCAGGGTTGTATCCGGCTTCACATAGTTGAGCATCCAGGTCATGTTTCATCGAAGCGCTGGCACTGATCTTTTCAACCGCTAACTGCAAAGCGTCTATTACGGTGTTACCCGTGATCTGAATGCAATTTGCCTTTACTTTTTCCGCAAGTAGATTTTCCTGAGCCAGTCGTGTTGGTGCGAAATGGAAGGTAGCTAGCTGAGTCGTCAGTCGGCGGTTCATTTCTTCGGGCCAGGGACTATATCGGTTGTAGGTCCGTAGGCCTGCTTCAACGTGGCCGATAGCTATTTTTTGATAAAAAGCGGCTAACGAAACCGACAGGGCAGTAACCGTATCGCCGTGAACAAGCACAATATCTGGATCAGACTGCTGCAACACCTCCCGCATTCCGATCAATATTCGAGAGGTTACATCATACAGGTCCTGTTGATGTTGCATGATCTTCAGGTCATAATCGGTCTTGATGTCGAATAATGTCAATACCTGGTCGAGCATTTCGCGGTGCTGCCCGGTAGTGCATACCGAAACGTCGAATCGATCTGAATGCTTTTGGAATGTTTTTACCAAAGGGGCCATTTTTATGGCTTCAGGACGTGTGCCAAAAACAAGCAGTATTTTTTTCTTCAAAGTATTGTTACCGAGCGTGAACGTAGCGATAAAAACGCCGAAGCAACATCTGCTTCAAATAGGAACCGTATTGTTTCGCCCGAAAATAGACGTTGATCATTGGCCGTGGCCATTGATAGACAAATCGATAAAATAGCGGCTGGGCACTCAGATCAACACGACTCAAAATTGCCCGAACCTCTTCCGGATACCAGTCGTTGAGCCGATAAGCCACTAATGATCTGACGCGCAGGCCATCCAGTAGCGTTTTTAAGTTGGGTTGAGTCTGCTCCTGATCGGCTAAATGACTGATATTGAATGTAACATGCTCTGTTTTGGTCCAGAACTTGTCGGTACCGAGTGCCCGATTGGTCGTTTCCGCATCCTGATTCGAGTTGGCCAGGAATTTATTGACATAGCCAACTTTGTGGGTTAATGCGATCCGAATCCACAAATCGAGGTCTTCGCCAAATTTAAGGTGTTCGTTGAAGCCTTTTTCCTCCTCAAAAACCGTTTTTTTTACAACGACAAACGAGCAATTCAGCGGAACCCAGAATGTTCGGGCATAGACCTCAAAATAGTTGATATAACCCATTTCGAAACCAGCCTCAACCCCAACCTGAGCGGGCGTATTCACTCCATTTTTTACGACGAAGTAATTGGAGCCATACAGTCCCGCTTCTGAGAATTGGGTAATCAGGGCTTTCATTTCTTCCAGAAATCGCTCGTGCCACCAATCGTCGGCATCAAGAAAGGCAACGTACTCGAACCGGGCGTGTTTGACGCCGTTGTTACGGGTAATGGAAACGCCTTTGTTCGATTGATTGATAAGTTTAAGTCGATCGTCCGTAAATCGGGCTAATTTTTCGACACTGTTATCGGTCGATCCATCGTTGACCACGATCAGCTCGAAATCCGAAACGGTCTGGCGTAGAACGGATTCGACTGCTTTTTCGACGTAGCTGGCTTTATTGTAAAGTGGAATAACTACTGAGAACATCACTAATCAGTGACTGAGTCTGGCCAGAATTTCGACTATATTCTTTCGCTTTTCAACGGGATAAAAAATGTAGTCATTTAGCTGTAAACTTCCATTATGCCACTGGATTATATTGATGCTATCAATTTCGTTGAATGAGACAATCTGTTCGGTTTCTTCATGCTGAACGATCTGAATGATCGAATAATCATGCTTCTTAAGCGTCTCACACACCCGATCGGCTCGTTCCTGTGTAAAAGTCAGGACATCATCACTGAAACTATCCAGAATTTCGCAGAGGATATAAGGTCTATCTCGCCGTAACAGATTCTGCATCCCCAACAGTGTTTCCAACTCACCGCCTTCTACATCAATTTTGATGCATGTAACTTTTTGATCAAGGTGTAAGCGGTCATGATCTATTGACAAGATCGATTCGCGCTGTTTGAAAAAAGATGGGCGAAGGGCCGACACGATGGAGCCGGTCGGATCGGCTTCACCGTTTGTCTCCAGATACGTTTCTTTCAATTCATTGGAGAGCGCGAAATTATAAACCTGACAGTCGGCAAAGCCATTAACACGAATCAGTTCCTTCAAGTAGTAACAGCATGAAACACTGGGCTCAAAACCTACGTAGTGAATCGGGTGTTTAGCCGTTTTAACGGCAATCAGTGTCTGACCGATGTTGGCCCCGACGTCGATAAAACCTTCGTTGTCAGTGCCAAAAAGCTCGTTAATGATCGAATAAAGCCAATTAGGTTTCAGAAACAGATTCGGATAGCCTAAGCCATTTACTACTGGAATTGCTAGTTTATGGCCGCTGAACGAAATGCTTTTGGCCACATTCAGATAGTTCAGCAGGTTTAGCTTTTTGAGTAGCCTAAAATCGACATGCCTGAAGGTCATTTTAGCGTATATGAACTATCCACAACCAAGTTTATGTGATCCGTTTGGGTTAACAACTTGATCGATTGAATTGGTGATACGTACTCACAGTAATAGTCATAAGCATTCTTTTCAAGAACAGCTCTATAATCAGGGTTGTTGAAAAGCAACGTGATAGCCTCTCGAATTGCCGCTTCCTCGCCCGATACGATATGGATATGTTTGCCATGCTCAAGCGGTGCCGGTAGTTCATTGCTAAGGGGTGTCGAGATTATGGCTTTACCGAGTGCTAAATATTCACCTAATTTCCAGCCATGACATAAGGCCCAGGCGGGGGTATTAAAAACCAATACCGATGCTTTTATCTTATTGATGTAGGTGCTTTTCGGTATCCAGTCTGCATCAATTACCAGCGTTTGAAATTCAGGATTCGTGTTTTTGATCTGACTGTAAACAAACCCGCCTTCAAATTGCAACGCTGGTATTGATTTGCAGGCTTTCATAAAATTTGCTCTGTATCGATTAACAGTAGCATCGTTATTTATCCATTCGTCGCTATTCCAGAGCGTATTGAGTGAGTATACGTAATTAGTACTGGTTTTCAGCGGTTTGTAGGCATTTAACGGCAGCTGTTTAGCCTGTTTGTAATAGTTAGAGAGGAATTTTTTTACGTTACTTACGTCCCTGCGTGCTTTGAATAAGTTAGACAAGCCATAATACGCGCTTCCAGAATGGCTCCATAATTTGATGCCAAACCCTGGCGCCAACGAAATAATTTTGGGATGATACGCGGGCTGCGTGTGCTTCGTATTGAAATTAATTTTTCCATAGTAATCACACCATGCATAATCTGCTTCGGCCACAGATGGATCGTCACCCCAATCGATTACGTACTTGTATATAACTCCGTTATCGTCGAGAATAAATTTCAGGGTTCGGTTAGGTTTCAGTCCTGTAAAATACTGACCGGAAAAAGACACATTCGCTTTTCTAAACCGATCATACAACCCTTTAATGTAGAACGCCGTATAATCAGTATCCGTTTGAGGGTCAATATATACACGCATGGTTGACTCGACTTTAAACTGATTTCAATTGAGCAATCACACACACATCCTCATTGGGTCGGTTGTGCGTGAACGGGATATTGGCTAATTCGTTGTCTAACGTAATTTCTCGAATGTTTGTGAATCGGCCCGATTGTTCCAGCTGATAAATGAGTCCCTCGGCATCGTAACACCACTCATGTTTCTCAAAAGGCAGGCTATGTGAGAAAATCGAAAAATAGAAACTATTGGGACTATCTTTTGGAATCCGATTCAATGCCCAATCGTAATTTTCACGAATCTGCCCCGACAGGTAAAACTCAATGTACTTTTTCAGATCGGGCGTGGAAATAAGCACGTAACCACCACTATTCAGCAACTTGGCGCAGTTGTCCAGCACAACCCGACCCGATTCGGGCGTGAAGTGCTCAAATACATGCTGCATCCGGATCAGGTCGAACTTGCCAAGCCGTTCCAGTGCAGAGTCGGTGGCGTTGACCATATCCATCCGAAAGTACCGCCCTTTTTGGCTGACTACCGTTTCCGGGAAAAGATCAACGTAGGTAAAATTTTCGTCGAAGGTGCCGCCACAACCGATTTCGAGCCAACTGGTTTTACGTTCGGCTACCAACTTTTGGCGCAAACCGCCATTTCCCCGCGCTTTCAGAAAATTCCCCTTGCCGTTCAGCATCGGGTGAACGCTTTCCAATCGAGCCACTTTGTAAGACTTTATCGTTTTTTTCGTAAAGACGATAAAACCTAATTTATCCAGCAAATTGATTATACCACTTTTCATACTCATTCGCGGGAGCGGAG
This window harbors:
- a CDS encoding N-acetyl sugar amidotransferase, giving the protein MRVCTKGVWDESIPGISFDENGVSNYCKLQETMMANYPRGEKGLADWNALVLAMKKAGKNSRYDCVVGVSGGVDSSYLLHIAGQYGLRPLAVNLDNGFNSQIAVQNIYKVTTTLGIDLETYVINYEEVQDLLRAYMKAGMPWIDTPTDLAIKATMYKVAQAVGIQYILRGNDFRSEGKQPKEWTYADARQLRFIHKRFGSGVRLKTYPMLTLPKMVYAGLIKGIKDIRPYYYLNYKKQDAKQLMIRLYDWQDYGGHHHENLFTKFSMAYWLPRKFGIDKRKINLSAQVLSQAITRDEALAQLQQPFASERELAETRSYVQKKLALSDNDFQQIWSATGKNTFDYPSNYELLVKLASRLRPLISRLYAFTPMTVTANQVLNAKK
- a CDS encoding AglZ/HisF2 family acetamidino modification protein, whose product is MFRPRVIPLLLLKNKGLVKSVKFTNYNYLGDPINAVKLFNDLKADELVLLDILATKEGRSIDLGFVREVGDEANMPFAVGGGIQTIQQIKECINAGAEKVVINSFAVNNPAFIRAASDEFGSSTIVVSIDIKKKFWGKQQVYTLGGSRATGLDPVAWAQQMEANGAGELLVTSIEHDGMMQGYNLPLINALSAAVSIPVVAAGGAGQLTDFKSAVSEAHASAVAAGSLFVYHGPRKGVLVNYPKNHELVNLFSQA
- the hisH gene encoding imidazole glycerol phosphate synthase subunit HisH, producing the protein MSKQTDIVIIDYGMGNLRSVQKKFEQLNANVRIASISSAISGAGKLVLPGVGHFANGVKKLKESGIWETLNQEVLVNQTPILGICLGMQLMASFSQEGNAEGLNWFDADVVRFNVQNKLTHKVPHMGWNTTEIAKPSGLFANMPTQAMFYFVHSYHMVCKQAEDVVAMSTYDYPFASVIQKGNIYGTQFHPEKSHDWGAQMIANFIDL
- a CDS encoding glycosyltransferase, which codes for MRILIVCSGNAPNFDFQLHQAFIYDQVEALKQLDSTLQFDFFFIRGKGLTGYLSCLKNLSDQLKSQAYHCVHAHVALSGLLANLQRQVPVVTTFHGSDINVPLLRGVSLLVEMLSRRTIYISHRLVEKAIYAGKAKRSVIPCGVDFALFRPRPKQQSREQLGLSLNKRYILFSSSFDITVKNYPLAKAALRLLHDETIELLELKNYTRKLVALLLSAVDLALMTSYSEGSPQFVKEALACNCPVVSTDVGDVRLVMGDIPGCHITSYDSADVAEKIRLVLSNTAPVVSRGHIQQFDKQLIAKQVRGVYQQLR
- a CDS encoding glycosyltransferase family 39 protein; its protein translation is MLPALWILFGFLEVICFFYFLNSLTKQWNKIADKRFEKKLFWTSFWIRIAWVLFSFFFYTAMSGVPFEFEAGDSKGYHGEAMWLLGLVQDGKLEQYRIYIGKNYSDMGYPVYLALIYSVFGDNILIPRLIKVVLGTYICLFTYKIARNNFGESTGRIAGIMTMLVPNLIYYCGLHLKETEMVFLVVCFIYLADKILRSRKLTLTAIIWLGLIGAVLFFFRTVLAVCLISSIMLAALFTSQRVSALGKRIGLIVMLIGGIFFLTTTPLVDNVNLYLRLRNKNQANQMKNYAIHRDKGQTNKLAVYGSRSVFLPFMIMAPFPTLINIPDQPNAMMMAGAYFTRNVYAFFVFMALLALYKRKKLREHVLLLAFTASYIFVLASSGFALSERFHLPLIPFLLIFSAYGISQMNQNNKKYYLPYLVFIVLVVIGWNWFKIAGRS
- a CDS encoding glycosyltransferase family 32 protein, yielding MIPKVIHYCWFGRGKMPAMADRCINSWKQFLPNYELRLWNEDSFDINSVPYVKEAYLARKFAFVTDYVRLYALHQFGGVYLDTDVEVLKSLDDLLHLPAFSGFESDHEIPTGIMASEQHNEWTSEQLRYYAGRHFLRPDGSYDMTTNVEIISGSMAANGFMLKNSYQIYKGCIHIFPKDYFCPKSRSGLITISQNTYCIHHFEGSWQPVGSKLKKYIFQKIIGPTITDKLVNLKRSLLSRK
- the wecB gene encoding non-hydrolyzing UDP-N-acetylglucosamine 2-epimerase: MKKKILLVFGTRPEAIKMAPLVKTFQKHSDRFDVSVCTTGQHREMLDQVLTLFDIKTDYDLKIMQHQQDLYDVTSRILIGMREVLQQSDPDIVLVHGDTVTALSVSLAAFYQKIAIGHVEAGLRTYNRYSPWPEEMNRRLTTQLATFHFAPTRLAQENLLAEKVKANCIQITGNTVIDALQLAVEKISASASMKHDLDAQLCEAGYNPGRLTKNRRLILITGHRRENFGDGFIEICQALKTLAEAYPAVDFVYPVHLNPNVQVPVRELLRESANHNIFLIPPLSYLPFVYLMKESYLLLTDSGGIQEEAPGLGKPVLVMRDTTERPEAVEAGTVRLVGANAQCIVSSVRELLNNDNEYRKMTSAHNPYGDGHASERIVDFLAQMVS
- a CDS encoding glycosyltransferase family 2 protein, whose protein sequence is MFSVVIPLYNKASYVEKAVESVLRQTVSDFELIVVNDGSTDNSVEKLARFTDDRLKLINQSNKGVSITRNNGVKHARFEYVAFLDADDWWHERFLEEMKALITQFSEAGLYGSNYFVVKNGVNTPAQVGVEAGFEMGYINYFEVYARTFWVPLNCSFVVVKKTVFEEEKGFNEHLKFGEDLDLWIRIALTHKVGYVNKFLANSNQDAETTNRALGTDKFWTKTEHVTFNISHLADQEQTQPNLKTLLDGLRVRSLVAYRLNDWYPEEVRAILSRVDLSAQPLFYRFVYQWPRPMINVYFRAKQYGSYLKQMLLRRFYRYVHAR
- a CDS encoding FkbM family methyltransferase; this encodes MTFRHVDFRLLKKLNLLNYLNVAKSISFSGHKLAIPVVNGLGYPNLFLKPNWLYSIINELFGTDNEGFIDVGANIGQTLIAVKTAKHPIHYVGFEPSVSCCYYLKELIRVNGFADCQVYNFALSNELKETYLETNGEADPTGSIVSALRPSFFKQRESILSIDHDRLHLDQKVTCIKIDVEGGELETLLGMQNLLRRDRPYILCEILDSFSDDVLTFTQERADRVCETLKKHDYSIIQIVQHEETEQIVSFNEIDSINIIQWHNGSLQLNDYIFYPVEKRKNIVEILARLSH
- a CDS encoding glycosyltransferase translates to MRVYIDPQTDTDYTAFYIKGLYDRFRKANVSFSGQYFTGLKPNRTLKFILDDNGVIYKYVIDWGDDPSVAEADYAWCDYYGKINFNTKHTQPAYHPKIISLAPGFGIKLWSHSGSAYYGLSNLFKARRDVSNVKKFLSNYYKQAKQLPLNAYKPLKTSTNYVYSLNTLWNSDEWINNDATVNRYRANFMKACKSIPALQFEGGFVYSQIKNTNPEFQTLVIDADWIPKSTYINKIKASVLVFNTPAWALCHGWKLGEYLALGKAIISTPLSNELPAPLEHGKHIHIVSGEEAAIREAITLLFNNPDYRAVLEKNAYDYYCEYVSPIQSIKLLTQTDHINLVVDSSYTLK